A window of the Parvularcula bermudensis HTCC2503 genome harbors these coding sequences:
- the rplK gene encoding 50S ribosomal protein L11, with translation MAKKLQGYLKLQVPAGAANPSPPIGPALGQRGLNIMEFCKAFNAATQEMEKGMPVPTIITIYTDKSFTFETKSPPASYFLKKAAGLPKGSQAPGKETAGKVTKAQLREIAEAKMNDLNANDLDAAEKIIAGSARAMGLDVEG, from the coding sequence ATGGCAAAGAAACTTCAAGGCTACCTGAAGCTTCAGGTACCGGCCGGCGCCGCCAATCCGTCGCCGCCCATTGGTCCCGCGCTCGGTCAGCGGGGACTTAATATCATGGAATTCTGCAAGGCGTTCAACGCCGCCACGCAGGAGATGGAAAAAGGGATGCCCGTCCCGACCATCATTACCATCTATACGGACAAGTCCTTTACGTTCGAGACCAAGTCGCCGCCGGCCTCCTACTTTCTGAAAAAAGCCGCCGGCCTGCCCAAGGGGTCTCAGGCCCCCGGCAAGGAAACCGCCGGTAAAGTGACCAAGGCCCAGCTTCGCGAGATCGCTGAGGCGAAGATGAACGATCTCAACGCCAATGACCTCGATGCGGCGGAAAAGATTATTGCCGGGTCCGCGCGGGCCATGGGCTTGGACGTGGAGGGCTGA
- a CDS encoding CatB-related O-acetyltransferase, whose translation MTSDTTALLERILSHPGVQAVEGKNHPGEFMLNSHRLKFYDPGNDYRAQGGRQSVLALTRMRNYGGLPKSSDLLRIGDFVEVARKVTFVAGGEHPHAEVLNTTLHKLSGINNLYDIPAFPGAEVQTRGPITIGSGAVISFGATVLSGVTIGEGAVIGAGALVTKDVPPFAIVSGVPAKITRMRFSDETVAALLRLRWWDLSYPSLCKMAPKIKAAGADAIALSELCEDRDIEYAKTGDYLLVSMSPPVNDEVKMGVVGVERDGQKWVGDALPGLYQFFIAQFKPNPEGQILLMADVFDIADEFGDLSKAA comes from the coding sequence ATGACCAGTGACACAACCGCTCTACTAGAACGGATCCTCAGCCACCCAGGCGTGCAAGCGGTGGAGGGCAAGAACCATCCTGGTGAGTTCATGCTGAACAGCCATCGGCTCAAATTCTATGATCCGGGAAATGATTATCGGGCTCAAGGCGGGCGCCAATCTGTGCTGGCCCTGACCCGGATGCGGAATTACGGCGGCCTGCCAAAGAGCAGCGACCTATTGCGGATCGGCGATTTCGTTGAGGTCGCGCGGAAGGTCACCTTCGTCGCCGGGGGCGAACATCCACATGCGGAGGTATTGAACACCACCCTTCACAAGCTGTCCGGTATCAATAACCTATACGACATCCCGGCATTTCCCGGCGCTGAGGTCCAAACGCGCGGGCCCATCACCATTGGCTCAGGCGCCGTGATTTCGTTCGGGGCGACGGTGCTGTCGGGGGTCACTATCGGGGAGGGGGCGGTGATCGGCGCCGGGGCGTTGGTCACCAAGGATGTCCCCCCCTTCGCCATTGTCAGTGGCGTACCCGCCAAAATCACCCGCATGCGCTTTTCAGACGAGACGGTGGCGGCCCTGTTGCGGCTCCGGTGGTGGGATTTGTCCTATCCATCGCTTTGCAAGATGGCACCGAAAATCAAGGCGGCGGGCGCCGACGCGATCGCGCTGTCGGAGCTCTGTGAGGATCGCGACATCGAATACGCCAAGACCGGCGATTATCTCCTCGTATCCATGAGCCCACCGGTGAACGATGAGGTGAAAATGGGGGTCGTCGGGGTCGAACGCGATGGCCAAAAATGGGTGGGGGACGCCCTGCCGGGACTGTATCAATTCTTCATCGCCCAGTTTAAACCCAATCCAGAGGGTCAAATCCTCTTGATGGCGGATGTGTTCGATATTGCGGACGAGTTCGGCGATCTCTCCAAAGCGGCCTGA
- a CDS encoding aminotransferase class V-fold PLP-dependent enzyme codes for MTDFDVDRFRQQFPILSRDIGKSPLAYLDNAASVQKPQAVIDAMATAMATSYANVHRGLHTLANETTAAFEEARTIAANYLGAASQDEIVFCSGGTDAINLVANSLGQDHIGEGDEIILSVMEHHSNIVPWHFLRERKGVVLKWLDVDENGHIDIEAYKANLSPRTKLVAITGQSNVLGAFPDVRTMADLAHDVGALLLVDGCQHAVHGPVDVQALNCDFYVLTGHKTYGPTGIGVLYGRQSVLEGMPPFRGGGEMIDRVDLDGVTYNEPPHRFEAGTPPILEAIGLGAALSWVMEQDHEGLRSHERALTDHAMEALRSTNIVTLYGASPEKGPIVAFNLKGAHPHDVATLLDNKGVAVRAGHHCCQPLMARLGVTATARASFAPYNTHDEVDALVDACVKAHNLLN; via the coding sequence ATGACGGATTTCGACGTTGATCGCTTCCGGCAACAATTTCCGATCCTCTCTCGCGATATCGGAAAGTCGCCCTTGGCCTATCTCGATAATGCGGCCTCGGTGCAAAAGCCTCAGGCGGTGATCGACGCCATGGCTACGGCCATGGCCACCTCCTACGCCAATGTCCATCGCGGCCTTCACACTTTGGCCAATGAGACCACCGCGGCCTTTGAGGAGGCACGGACCATCGCCGCCAATTATCTGGGGGCGGCCAGTCAGGACGAGATCGTTTTTTGCTCCGGCGGTACCGATGCGATCAATCTGGTCGCGAATAGTCTTGGTCAGGATCATATCGGTGAGGGCGATGAAATCATCCTCAGCGTTATGGAACATCACTCGAATATCGTTCCCTGGCATTTTCTGAGAGAGCGGAAGGGCGTGGTCCTCAAATGGCTCGATGTCGATGAGAACGGTCATATCGATATCGAAGCCTATAAGGCGAACCTGTCCCCACGCACCAAATTGGTGGCGATAACGGGTCAGTCGAACGTGCTGGGCGCCTTCCCGGATGTCAGGACCATGGCCGATCTTGCGCATGATGTCGGCGCCCTGCTCCTCGTCGATGGGTGCCAGCATGCCGTCCACGGACCGGTCGATGTTCAGGCCCTCAATTGCGATTTTTACGTCCTTACGGGGCATAAGACCTATGGCCCCACGGGCATCGGGGTTCTCTATGGGCGTCAGTCGGTGCTGGAGGGGATGCCGCCCTTCCGGGGCGGCGGGGAAATGATTGACCGCGTGGATCTTGACGGCGTCACCTATAATGAGCCGCCGCACCGTTTTGAGGCGGGGACACCGCCCATTCTCGAAGCGATCGGCCTCGGGGCGGCGCTGTCCTGGGTCATGGAGCAGGATCACGAGGGGCTGCGCAGCCATGAGCGGGCCCTCACCGATCACGCGATGGAGGCCCTGCGGAGCACCAATATTGTCACGCTCTATGGCGCCTCGCCCGAGAAGGGCCCGATCGTCGCGTTCAATCTCAAAGGGGCCCACCCCCATGATGTGGCGACCCTTCTGGACAATAAGGGCGTGGCTGTCAGGGCTGGGCACCATTGTTGTCAGCCGCTGATGGCTCGCCTTGGCGTGACCGCCACGGCCCGGGCCAGTTTCGCCCCCTATAATACCCATGACGAAGTCGATGCGCTGGTTGACGCCTGCGTAAAGGCTCACAACCTATTGAATTGA
- the mtnN gene encoding 5'-methylthioadenosine/S-adenosylhomocysteine nucleosidase, whose product MLHRFIGILAALLFGCSTGLAAPAPASPTHYTPTDTILILGAVPQEIPPFVEAMTAPEKKSLWGIPYWEGMIDDTPVVVAITGIGKTFTGMTTTLFVAEMKPRLVLMSGTGARIDPTLRTGDVIVATVTYEHDYGSLTADGMVYRPMNGPDNGAEMENAFSPPAELLARADDAIAAYEGPEVSANGETYNVTARRGVVASSDLFGVTTQRIETLRTRFDVDIMEMESAPLGHVAVSLGVPFLVIRAGSNIAQEAPNDDYLRLGPIAARQAAHFTLHLLDYL is encoded by the coding sequence ATGTTACATCGCTTTATCGGTATCCTTGCCGCCCTATTATTCGGTTGCAGCACAGGCCTTGCCGCCCCCGCCCCGGCAAGCCCAACCCATTACACGCCGACCGACACCATCTTGATCCTCGGCGCGGTGCCCCAGGAAATTCCTCCCTTCGTGGAGGCGATGACGGCACCGGAGAAGAAGTCGCTCTGGGGCATTCCCTATTGGGAAGGGATGATCGACGATACGCCGGTGGTGGTCGCGATTACCGGCATCGGCAAAACCTTCACCGGCATGACAACAACCCTGTTCGTGGCCGAAATGAAGCCGCGGCTTGTTCTGATGAGTGGAACCGGTGCCCGGATTGACCCCACACTCCGCACGGGAGATGTCATCGTTGCGACAGTGACCTATGAGCATGATTACGGCAGTTTGACAGCGGACGGTATGGTCTATCGTCCGATGAATGGCCCGGATAATGGGGCGGAGATGGAGAACGCCTTCTCGCCCCCCGCTGAGCTCCTCGCCCGCGCCGACGACGCGATCGCCGCCTATGAGGGGCCTGAGGTCTCGGCCAATGGCGAGACCTACAATGTGACAGCGCGGCGCGGCGTTGTTGCGTCCTCCGACCTTTTCGGCGTGACCACGCAGCGGATCGAGACCCTTCGTACGCGCTTCGACGTTGATATTATGGAGATGGAATCAGCCCCCCTTGGCCATGTCGCCGTCTCTCTCGGGGTACCGTTCTTGGTGATCAGGGCGGGGAGCAATATCGCTCAAGAAGCGCCCAATGACGATTATTTGCGCCTTGGCCCCATTGCCGCGCGTCAGGCGGCCCATTTCACCCTGCACCTTCTCGATTATCTCTGA
- a CDS encoding SUF system Fe-S cluster assembly protein, with translation MIDLRATPSSAAATASPSEAEPPSKAEPPEAMSLDEIALANITAKIVEALKTVYDPEIPVDIYELGLIYKVDYDDPGRVTIQMTLTAPGCPVAGEMPGWVAQAVERVEGIDRCDVDMTFDPPWTPDRMSDEAKLELGWM, from the coding sequence ATGATCGATCTGAGGGCAACGCCGAGCTCGGCCGCCGCGACGGCCTCCCCATCAGAGGCTGAGCCCCCTTCAAAGGCCGAACCGCCCGAGGCCATGAGCCTGGACGAGATTGCCCTCGCCAATATCACCGCCAAGATCGTCGAAGCGCTCAAGACCGTCTACGATCCTGAGATCCCGGTGGATATCTACGAACTCGGGCTGATCTATAAGGTCGATTACGACGATCCCGGGCGCGTCACGATACAGATGACCCTGACGGCGCCCGGCTGTCCTGTCGCGGGGGAAATGCCCGGATGGGTGGCCCAGGCGGTGGAGCGGGTTGAGGGGATTGATCGGTGCGATGTCGACATGACCTTTGACCCGCCATGGACCCCTGACCGTATGTCCGATGAAGCGAAACTCGAACTGGGATGGATGTGA
- a CDS encoding phosphotransferase family protein: MTDEIPHDLPLDRLVPWLEKEIDGFAGPVTVTKFKGGQSNPTYRLSTPGGDYVLRRKPFGDLLPSAHAVDREYRLISALSETPVPVAEPFCLCDDDDVIGSMFYVMEFVPGRTISDGLIPDATPAERGGMYRNLIETLGDLHSVDYQALGLSDFGKAGNYFERQIGRWTKQYKAAETDDIPEVERLIEFLPETVPAQQRSSIIHGDYRIDNAMFDVDSPEILAVLDWELSTIGDPMADFTYLLMQWSLPVYKGQAGLMGADLDALGIPQVNEAVAIYRARTGIDGVPDLNWYFAYNLFRLVGILQGVKKRALMGNASSPFAMKAAAMIEPFSKMAWTFAEKAKGPN; the protein is encoded by the coding sequence ATGACCGACGAGATACCCCACGATCTGCCCCTCGACCGGCTCGTTCCGTGGCTCGAGAAAGAAATCGATGGCTTTGCCGGCCCCGTGACGGTGACAAAGTTTAAGGGCGGTCAGTCAAACCCGACCTATCGGCTGTCGACACCGGGGGGGGATTATGTGCTTCGGCGCAAACCTTTCGGCGATCTCCTGCCGTCAGCCCATGCGGTGGATCGTGAATATCGGCTGATTTCGGCCCTCAGCGAGACCCCCGTACCCGTCGCCGAGCCGTTTTGTCTGTGTGATGATGATGACGTGATCGGCTCGATGTTTTATGTTATGGAGTTCGTTCCTGGACGGACCATATCAGATGGTCTGATCCCCGATGCGACGCCAGCGGAACGCGGCGGGATGTATCGCAATTTGATCGAGACCTTGGGCGACCTCCACTCAGTCGATTATCAGGCGCTTGGCCTGTCTGACTTCGGTAAGGCGGGCAATTATTTCGAGCGTCAGATCGGGCGATGGACCAAACAATATAAAGCGGCAGAGACGGACGATATCCCCGAGGTCGAGCGGTTGATTGAGTTCTTGCCGGAAACAGTGCCTGCGCAGCAGCGAAGCTCGATCATTCACGGCGATTATCGCATCGATAATGCCATGTTCGACGTCGATAGTCCTGAGATTCTGGCTGTTCTGGATTGGGAATTGTCGACGATCGGCGATCCGATGGCGGACTTTACCTATTTGCTTATGCAATGGTCGTTGCCTGTCTATAAAGGCCAGGCCGGGTTGATGGGGGCCGATCTCGATGCCTTGGGTATTCCTCAGGTCAATGAGGCCGTGGCGATTTACCGTGCCCGGACAGGCATCGATGGCGTACCGGACCTCAACTGGTATTTCGCCTATAATCTCTTCCGTCTTGTGGGTATTTTGCAGGGGGTCAAAAAGCGGGCTCTGATGGGTAATGCGTCGAGCCCTTTTGCGATGAAGGCTGCGGCAATGATTGAGCCCTTCTCGAAAATGGCCTGGACTTTTGCGGAAAAAGCAAAAGGACCCAACTGA
- a CDS encoding lipid II:glycine glycyltransferase FemX has translation MGRERNSLDIAWEGATAKSWNASYSEALYAPLQQSFAFGEVIRRHKGRVRRAVIARQGTPVALAQVAIRRLPGLQLATIIMGPLWLVPADTDMRADALKLLQRTCPVKGLTLLMAMPPEAEESAEQMLRLRRIVSPYHTILLDLRPDEETLRGALDGKWRNRLNVAERGELRVTPLGRRPEQYAWLLQREVEQRRARGYRALSPGLVPTLQELAGKESVLGVEAKLGGDRAGGMLFLRHGSTATYHIGWSSPDGREENASNLLLWQAIRLLKKKGVATLDLGGVDTDHAPGLAHFKLGLGGRPLSQSGTWLLRPKLF, from the coding sequence ATGGGACGGGAACGGAACAGTCTCGATATCGCTTGGGAAGGCGCGACGGCGAAGAGCTGGAACGCGTCTTACTCTGAGGCGCTTTACGCCCCGCTTCAACAGTCCTTCGCCTTTGGCGAGGTCATTCGCCGCCATAAGGGCCGGGTGCGACGGGCCGTCATCGCCCGGCAGGGGACACCCGTGGCCCTGGCGCAGGTGGCGATTCGGCGATTGCCGGGGCTGCAACTGGCCACCATCATTATGGGGCCCTTATGGCTGGTGCCGGCCGATACGGACATGCGGGCCGATGCCCTCAAGCTTCTGCAGCGCACCTGCCCGGTCAAAGGGCTCACTCTCTTGATGGCCATGCCCCCCGAGGCGGAGGAGAGTGCCGAGCAAATGCTCAGGCTGCGCCGTATTGTGTCTCCCTACCACACAATTCTTCTCGATCTGCGGCCAGACGAAGAGACCTTGCGCGGTGCCCTCGACGGCAAATGGCGTAACCGGTTGAACGTGGCCGAACGGGGAGAGTTGAGGGTGACGCCGCTGGGGCGGCGGCCGGAACAATATGCCTGGTTATTACAGCGAGAAGTCGAGCAGAGACGCGCCCGCGGTTATCGGGCCCTCTCGCCGGGGCTGGTTCCCACCCTGCAAGAGCTTGCGGGCAAGGAGAGTGTCCTCGGCGTCGAAGCCAAGCTGGGGGGGGACCGGGCCGGGGGGATGCTGTTTCTTCGGCATGGATCAACCGCGACCTACCACATCGGATGGAGCAGTCCCGATGGCCGCGAAGAGAATGCCAGCAATCTTCTCCTCTGGCAGGCCATTCGTCTGCTGAAAAAGAAGGGCGTCGCGACTCTCGATCTTGGGGGCGTCGACACCGATCATGCGCCGGGCCTCGCCCATTTCAAATTGGGGCTTGGCGGGCGCCCCCTCTCCCAAAGCGGCACCTGGCTGTTGCGGCCAAAACTATTTTAG
- the alaS gene encoding alanine--tRNA ligase — MTSVNDIRQAFLSFFEERDHEIVPSAPLVPQNDPTLLFINAGMVPFKNVFTGADKRPYDKAVSAQKCVRAGGKHNDLDNVGYTARHHTFFEMLGNFSFGDYFKEQAIINAWTLLTEVFGLPAEKLLVTIFHTDDEAASLWKKIAGLPEERIIRIATADNFWSMGDTGPCGPCSEIFYDHGPQIPGGPPGSPEEDGDRFIEIWNLVFMQFDQQPDGERLSLPKPSIDTGMGLERIATVLQGIHNNYETDLFRALIDASVDVTGRPATGDDLIAHRVIADHLRAASFLISDGVTPSNEGRGYVLRRIMRRAMRYAHGLGAKDPLLTQLVPALVAEMGGAYPDLIRGQSLVQDTLRVEEERFADLLDRGLKLLADETQSLTPGGTLAGETAFKLYDTYGFPLDLTEDALRRAGYGLDQAGFDAAMAAQKARARASWQGSGDASAETVWFDVKADSGATDFIGYVHEEAEGVVLAMAQNGERVAESGAGEEIAFVTNQTPFYAESGGQAGDAGTAEGEAVRLVITDTKKGAGSLHVHQARIDKGTLKEGDVLRLKVDGKRRVRIKSNHSATHLVHAALRRHLGDHVTQKGSFVGPESFRFDFSHNDGLTPAQIDEVEAEVNAIIRQNDAGQISLMPYEDAISAGAMALFGEKYEDEVRVLRLGEDPADPARPYSMELCGGTHVARTGDIALFAIVSEGAVASGVRRIEAVTGEAARAYYKERAASAAAAAAALKVSIADLPARLSQLMDERKKLEKDLVAARKKAALGGGDGPRTETVGDITFVGQVVEGVPAKELRGLIADAKKKYEKVIAAFIATAEDKASLSVGVSDALIEQWPAPDLVRIGVDALGGKGGGGKPDLAHGGGPDAAAAEAALEKIKARLSEPRA; from the coding sequence ATTACGAGCGTCAATGATATCCGTCAGGCCTTTTTGAGTTTCTTCGAAGAGCGTGACCATGAGATCGTTCCCTCCGCGCCGCTGGTGCCCCAGAACGACCCGACCCTGCTGTTCATCAATGCGGGCATGGTGCCGTTCAAGAATGTCTTCACCGGGGCGGATAAGCGCCCCTATGACAAGGCGGTCTCAGCGCAGAAATGCGTCCGGGCGGGCGGGAAGCACAATGATCTCGACAATGTCGGCTATACCGCCCGGCACCACACCTTCTTCGAGATGCTGGGGAATTTCTCCTTCGGCGATTATTTCAAGGAACAGGCGATCATCAATGCCTGGACCTTGCTGACCGAGGTCTTCGGCCTGCCGGCGGAAAAGCTGCTGGTCACCATCTTCCACACCGACGATGAGGCGGCGAGCCTTTGGAAGAAAATTGCCGGCCTGCCGGAGGAGCGGATCATCCGGATCGCGACGGCGGACAATTTCTGGTCCATGGGCGATACCGGGCCCTGTGGCCCTTGCTCTGAGATTTTCTACGATCACGGCCCTCAAATCCCCGGCGGTCCGCCGGGGTCGCCTGAGGAGGATGGCGATCGCTTCATCGAGATCTGGAACCTCGTGTTCATGCAGTTCGATCAGCAACCGGACGGAGAGCGCCTCTCCCTCCCCAAGCCCTCGATCGACACCGGCATGGGTCTCGAACGGATCGCGACAGTATTGCAGGGGATCCACAACAATTATGAGACCGATCTCTTTCGCGCGCTGATCGACGCCTCCGTCGATGTGACGGGGCGACCGGCGACGGGTGACGATTTGATCGCCCATCGCGTCATCGCCGACCATTTGCGGGCCGCGTCTTTTCTCATCTCGGATGGTGTCACCCCGTCCAATGAGGGGCGTGGATATGTCCTGAGGCGGATCATGCGACGGGCGATGCGCTACGCCCACGGATTGGGGGCGAAGGATCCGCTGTTGACCCAACTCGTCCCGGCCCTCGTTGCGGAGATGGGGGGCGCCTATCCCGATCTTATCCGAGGACAGAGCCTTGTTCAGGATACCCTCCGGGTCGAGGAGGAACGGTTTGCTGATCTTCTTGATCGGGGGCTGAAGCTCCTGGCGGACGAAACGCAATCCTTGACCCCAGGGGGGACCCTGGCCGGGGAGACGGCGTTCAAGCTCTACGATACCTATGGCTTTCCCCTCGACCTCACCGAGGATGCCCTAAGGCGCGCGGGCTACGGCCTCGACCAGGCGGGCTTCGATGCCGCCATGGCGGCCCAAAAGGCGCGGGCGCGGGCAAGTTGGCAAGGCTCCGGCGATGCGTCGGCGGAGACGGTCTGGTTCGACGTGAAAGCCGATAGTGGCGCCACGGATTTCATCGGATATGTCCACGAGGAGGCCGAGGGCGTCGTCTTGGCGATGGCGCAAAACGGTGAGCGGGTCGCTGAAAGCGGGGCGGGCGAGGAGATCGCCTTCGTCACCAATCAGACCCCGTTCTATGCGGAGAGTGGCGGTCAGGCCGGGGATGCCGGAACCGCAGAAGGCGAAGCTGTGCGCCTCGTCATCACCGATACGAAAAAAGGGGCGGGGAGCCTTCATGTCCATCAGGCGCGGATCGATAAGGGCACGCTGAAAGAGGGAGATGTCCTGCGGCTGAAGGTCGATGGGAAACGGCGAGTACGGATCAAGAGCAATCACTCCGCCACGCACCTCGTCCACGCCGCCCTCAGGCGCCACCTTGGCGATCACGTCACCCAGAAAGGGTCGTTTGTCGGCCCCGAGAGCTTCCGTTTCGATTTCTCCCACAATGATGGCCTCACCCCGGCGCAAATCGATGAGGTCGAAGCGGAGGTGAACGCCATCATCCGTCAGAACGATGCTGGGCAGATCTCGCTGATGCCTTATGAAGACGCGATCTCGGCGGGGGCAATGGCGCTGTTCGGTGAGAAGTACGAGGACGAAGTTCGGGTCTTGCGGCTCGGCGAGGATCCAGCGGATCCCGCGCGGCCCTATTCGATGGAGCTATGCGGCGGTACGCATGTGGCGCGGACCGGCGACATCGCCTTGTTCGCCATCGTGTCAGAGGGGGCCGTTGCCAGCGGCGTGCGCCGGATCGAAGCGGTCACGGGCGAGGCCGCCCGCGCTTATTATAAGGAGAGAGCGGCATCGGCGGCGGCGGCGGCCGCGGCGCTGAAGGTGTCGATCGCCGATCTTCCCGCGCGGCTGAGCCAGCTGATGGACGAACGCAAGAAACTGGAAAAAGACCTGGTGGCAGCCCGTAAAAAGGCGGCCCTTGGGGGGGGGGACGGGCCCCGCACCGAGACCGTCGGCGATATTACCTTTGTGGGTCAGGTGGTCGAAGGGGTGCCGGCCAAGGAACTCCGTGGCCTGATTGCCGATGCAAAGAAGAAATATGAAAAGGTGATCGCCGCCTTCATCGCGACCGCCGAGGACAAGGCCAGTCTGTCGGTCGGGGTGTCCGATGCGTTGATCGAGCAATGGCCGGCGCCCGACCTTGTAAGGATCGGCGTCGATGCCCTCGGCGGAAAAGGGGGCGGCGGAAAGCCGGACCTGGCCCATGGCGGGGGACCAGATGCCGCCGCCGCCGAGGCGGCCCTTGAGAAGATCAAAGCGCGATTAAGCGAGCCCCGCGCCTGA
- a CDS encoding HesB/IscA family protein: MPRPRPKALTLTDAAAERMREIMAAADDAFIGVKIGVKNGGCAGMEYTMDYATDRAPLDEVVEDRGITILIDPKAILFLLGTEVDYVTEKLSSRFVFNNPNQTDACGCGESVTIVPARNEA; encoded by the coding sequence ATGCCGAGGCCACGACCCAAGGCCCTGACCCTGACCGATGCCGCCGCCGAGAGAATGCGCGAGATTATGGCGGCCGCCGATGACGCCTTTATCGGCGTCAAGATCGGCGTGAAGAACGGCGGCTGTGCCGGGATGGAATACACCATGGATTATGCCACGGATCGCGCCCCCCTGGACGAGGTGGTGGAGGATCGCGGCATCACGATCCTCATCGATCCTAAGGCGATCCTTTTTCTCCTCGGCACAGAAGTCGATTACGTCACCGAAAAGCTGTCGAGCCGCTTTGTGTTCAACAACCCCAACCAGACCGATGCCTGTGGGTGTGGGGAAAGCGTGACCATCGTCCCCGCTCGCAACGAAGCCTAA
- a CDS encoding acyl-CoA thioesterase produces MSVSHEDITDRLISVLDLETIDRDLYRGPVYPGAKNRVFGGQVLGQAVIAASRSVVEEKKIHSLHAYFMRAGNATKPIIYQVERDFDGRSFATRRVIAIQGGEPILNMAASFAVEEEGMHHAAPMPEEPKPDELINDHALAEEKDGHWPPLIIDLLRKPRPFEIRRVSPRDDIVPTEAPPQMSLWLRSWGPLPEDSQILHRGFLAYVSDIGLMGTAMRPHAVRYTSPGMVAASLDHAMYFHEDVDVTQWLLYTCEAPWAGHSRGLNRGRFYTQDGKLVAETTQEGLMRLRTQQKDQAS; encoded by the coding sequence GTGAGCGTCAGCCATGAAGATATCACCGACCGGCTCATCTCCGTTCTAGATCTCGAAACGATCGATCGCGACCTTTATCGCGGGCCTGTCTATCCTGGGGCCAAGAACCGGGTGTTCGGCGGCCAGGTGCTGGGACAAGCGGTCATTGCGGCGTCAAGGTCGGTGGTGGAAGAGAAGAAAATTCACTCCCTCCACGCCTATTTCATGCGAGCGGGCAACGCGACCAAGCCCATCATCTATCAGGTGGAACGTGACTTTGACGGGCGTAGTTTTGCGACCCGCCGGGTGATCGCGATTCAGGGCGGCGAGCCGATTTTGAACATGGCAGCCTCTTTCGCCGTCGAAGAAGAGGGGATGCACCATGCGGCGCCCATGCCGGAAGAGCCGAAGCCGGACGAGTTGATCAATGATCATGCCCTGGCGGAGGAGAAGGATGGCCATTGGCCCCCGCTCATCATTGATCTGTTACGCAAACCGCGCCCTTTCGAAATCCGCCGTGTGTCGCCGCGGGACGATATCGTGCCCACAGAGGCCCCCCCACAGATGAGCCTCTGGCTGAGGAGTTGGGGGCCGCTGCCCGAGGATAGCCAGATCTTGCACCGCGGATTTCTCGCCTATGTGTCCGATATCGGACTGATGGGCACGGCCATGCGGCCCCATGCGGTCAGGTACACCTCCCCCGGCATGGTCGCCGCGAGTCTCGATCATGCGATGTATTTCCACGAAGATGTCGATGTCACCCAATGGCTCCTCTATACTTGTGAGGCCCCATGGGCAGGCCATTCGCGCGGCCTCAATCGTGGTCGGTTCTATACGCAGGACGGCAAGCTCGTCGCCGAAACGACCCAAGAAGGGCTGATGCGGTTGCGTACACAACAAAAAGATCAGGCGAGCTAA
- a CDS encoding thioesterase family protein, whose translation MATPALIDCLSADAPTVPERWMQGRTAYGGYSAALALRAARAHAAADAHLRSVQIAFVSPLTGPLTQKAVTLREGRSTLFVRADLKTEQGVGLAGTFVFARPQEAAATYETATFPAEMTPVSDAKDVPRLSIMPRFIENFDLRHGGAAQRGVFQWWVRLREGAGLDRETRLCLLGDALPPAALSLGPAAAVSSVTWQMNFHPNPANVDSEWWLLRSRTTSLGLGGSHQWMELWAEDGTAMVSGVQQIAVFG comes from the coding sequence ATGGCGACGCCCGCACTGATCGATTGTTTGTCGGCGGACGCGCCGACGGTACCTGAGCGCTGGATGCAGGGACGCACGGCCTATGGCGGGTATTCCGCCGCCCTGGCCTTGAGGGCGGCCCGCGCCCATGCGGCCGCCGATGCGCATTTGCGGTCGGTCCAAATTGCTTTTGTCAGCCCCTTGACCGGCCCCTTAACGCAAAAGGCCGTCACGCTTCGGGAGGGGCGCAGCACTCTTTTTGTGCGCGCCGATTTGAAGACCGAGCAGGGGGTCGGTCTTGCGGGAACCTTTGTCTTTGCCCGCCCCCAGGAGGCGGCGGCCACGTACGAGACGGCCACCTTCCCCGCGGAGATGACGCCCGTCAGTGATGCGAAGGATGTCCCTCGGCTCTCCATAATGCCGAGATTTATCGAGAATTTTGATCTCCGCCATGGCGGCGCCGCCCAGCGCGGGGTGTTTCAATGGTGGGTTCGGTTACGGGAAGGGGCAGGCCTCGACCGAGAGACACGCCTATGCCTTCTTGGCGATGCCTTGCCCCCGGCGGCCTTGTCCTTAGGGCCCGCCGCGGCGGTCAGTTCCGTGACCTGGCAAATGAACTTTCACCCAAACCCTGCCAACGTCGATAGTGAATGGTGGTTGCTCCGCTCCCGGACGACCTCATTGGGGCTCGGCGGCAGCCATCAATGGATGGAGCTATGGGCGGAGGATGGCACCGCCATGGTGTCGGGGGTTCAACAAATCGCGGTCTTTGGATAA